From the genome of Bombus vancouverensis nearcticus chromosome 4, iyBomVanc1_principal, whole genome shotgun sequence:
ATGGCGTTCATAGTCTTTTTTTACTCTGAATGTTGGATGTTCAACGAACTAACCCTTCGTCCCAAAAAAAATCCCTCATTTCGACGATATTCTCGTGGCGCAGTATTTTTAGGAGATAGATCTCCGTGACGATATTATCGATAGCCGACTTGGAGAGTGATGATTTGTCTACACACTTGATTGCGACTACCTCTCGGCATCCATCCTATAAAACGACCAACAATAGCATAGGGTTAACCTCGCCTTGAGATAACGCTACTTTCAAACATCTTTTTCTGGCCGCCTCTCAATTCTGCGCTAACAATCGACACAGTTCAATGTTCAGTCATAGAAATACATTAAAACAAGTTGAATTTGAATGGATGACCTGTTACATTTTCTTACTGTGTTTATCAATGCCGGGGAAAAAATAGTGTAAAGGTTAGTATAATCTCGTAAACGATCGACGACGGGAATATCGGAAATATGTGCAGtacgtttttaaaattatttacacgATACTAATGCTGTGGATTGTCATTCTTGCTTAAATcagttaatattaatttattaatttttttgatAATAAAAACGTACTTCCTTTAATAAAAATCTTACTTACTTaaactttttattaatatattataaaaagtgTCAATAATTGTAACCAATTTGTTTATTGTATGCAAAGatatatttcgtattttaaaATTACGACTAAacaatgatattttatttttcataagaggaccattaattaaaaagttaaaacaTGTGTACTATGTTTCTCCGTACTGTATGCCACAGTTTTAAGTGTATTATATGCAGCACGCTTAAAATTCACAATAGTCGTAGTACGTACAAAATGCATTAATCTTtcattaaattcaaattaattcaAAACTGTCAGAATTAGAATTCTGTTAAAGTCATTCATTTACCGAATTATAtgacatacatatatgcatatctCATGAACCTCCATTATTGGAAATACAATACACAAATATTGCAAATACGTACATCCAAaaagtaataatattaatacatataataatctAGTAAGTTTTACtgttatataataaaatcacTAGAAATATAACTAAACACATCATATAACGTTAAGCAACTTTTTATCTTAAAGCAATAATTTATTAACACagtattaattttctgtcgTACAATTCAGATATATCTAAACCTAAATAACATGAAAATTTACTATTATGATTTCCTGCATATTAAAGGAAAGCTGTGAAAtagaaattatacatattttatgttACAATGAATCACATGTGCAATTGTGACGCCTGTTAACCTAGTTACAACAATGCCATCATATGAtttgtatatgtacgtatcaaaTCTCAAAATATACATACCTTCTTAAAGGCTTTGTAAACAGTCGCGTAACTCCCCGTACCGATTTTTTCTAATAAAGAATAATCACTTACGCTGGGTAAACTCATTTTACCCTGTAACTCTTATTCAATTCACTTCGACATTTGTCCCGAATATTACTACACTATGAGGTTAACGTAACTTGACAGAACGCCGCGCCGTGAGCTTCTGCTTCTTCACTTATCATTCGTACACACATTGGCGTAATATTCCGAAATTTCAAACGATAGTTTAAACTTTAATTTCTCACTCCTCTCGTATAATGTATATAacacatatacagggtgtataCCACGCAATCGTGTCTAGTTATAACTTCGTCACTAGCACAGTTAGAGAAAAATGTGAAAGGAGAAAGATGAATGGTTTAAAGAATACTATGCCCATAGGGTCATATTTGTTATAGAAGAGTAATGGTGTACGTGCAATCAACAATTCTAttactttttttaatggaattggttacttctttttttacatGAAGACATTCTACGTAAAAGAGTATTGAAGTACAATGATAAAAGACTTATTAGTTAtcgagatatttttaaaaaatatcttttgtTCATTGCACACATGTACCATTGCACTCCTAAAAAGCACATGATCCTACGGATGTAGTATTCTTTGAACCATTCATCTTTCGCCTTTCACATTTTTCTATAACTGTACTGGTAACGGAGTTATAACCTGAAACAATTGCATGGACCACCCTAtatgcatatattatatataattaattgtatATAATCGTCCTTTATATACTCAATTTGGAAAATAAGAATTAACATATTTTTATGCCTCTATATAAAACTGAAGTTTGTATTATGAAATAACTTAAACATTCATAGTTTATGTAGAATGTGGAACAATATTATTACTTCTACAGATTATAAGAATGCAACTTTATGGTTGTAatcattaatttattaagaaaattgaCATCTTGACATCTATTTCCCTATGCAAAATAAGTAAGAGAATTGGAGTTTGTACAACATTCGTAACTTAAAACCTCGATCGAAAGTTAAAAGGttcgtaatttatttataattagtaACTTATTTAGAAACTATTACTCTGAAAGGTTATAAAATTGCGActttattgtaataattattaattttctaaaaaaaaaatcaacgtattgttattatcatattataataataatttgaaaattattttcaaaacatTTTTGTGTAAAGACACCCATGTGTGTCAGTTGTACGTCGCGTAAGAAGCTAACTTCAGGTAGTTGACTAAAGTCAGTAAAAACGGTACTTGGTGACGAGACATTTCGTTGTCGCGTCCCTCTTAGATTCTCAATTCCTCGGATAGTATCACGTGAAATTTAGTGTCTATTGTCGTCCATCGATCAACTCAAATCTTACATTTTCGAGAGCGagcgcaaaaaaaaaaataacgtaTTTGACTCGATAGAAGAAAAAAGTCATCGCACATACTGCTATGGACGTGACAGTAGTGTTCGAGCTATAAGCTCGTCTCTTTCTTCATGGCAAACGGTGCATTCTAGATTAATTTATGGTTTTACTCGATTAGCCTACTGATTTGGTGATTTGTCCAGTGCAATGGCTAAAAAGATTATCGTGCATGGTAATATATCTGTGATGTGTTTCAACATCGATATATATTTAGCATAAAGTGTATCTGGTGTTCATTAAAATCCTTAATCGAACTTCAATTTCATCTTACTAGTCTTCTTACACTCAGAACGATATCAAAGTGAATTTTCCTTAGTTATCTTTCTACTATTCGTGGAAAATTGTTGTGATTGTTATATTCGTcaagtatataataatatttatatattcagtTTATCGTTTTCATTAATTATACTGTACGTCATAAAATAacaagatatttttatttatttatatattttcataaacattACCAATTACTTAAAATGATTGAAGCGTTTGGGAGCAAAAAATAATTAAGCCTCAATTCAGTCTCAACACTAAAGGTGTTAGTATGTTTTCTTTTCCCAATCTAATATATGCATAATGTTTCTTTCAATATAAGATATAGTTTAACAAATTATGTTAAACCAATTTTTTTACGTCGAGGTATAATTATCCGTAATTATGTAAATCAGTTGATCACAATATAAAATCTAAAATTGTGTAAAATGAATGGACTTTAAAGCAAAAAATTAATAGTAAGAAAAGgacaatataaaatatcaattcAATAAACAGAGGATGTCATTGGGTAGTATGTATACAGAGGTGTTCTGATTGGCTAACAACACGATGGCTCATTCATCCTTACTCCGTGAAAATAGCTTTCAGTGTATCAGCTGCCGGAGTTCAACTCGGATGTTTTGGCAGCTGATTTTATTCTTGCTTGCGTTGATGGcaaaaatattttgaagtttTAACTGTTCATATTATTTTGAGAATCGTTTAGTATCGTGATTGTAAATTTCGTTAGTTACTATCGACAGTAAGTTAAGGTAAACTCATGACGAAGTTTCTTGCTTTATTCGAGAAGTAGCGAACGATGACGTCATGTGTTGAACATAAGCTGTTTTCACCTTGTTCCGCTACAATAGTATTTCGCGGGTGCAGGTGTGATAGCTTTTCGAACCAAAATTGTGTCGAAATTCATCAAGTGTAATACCAAACCAGTTGCAAATACATTCGTGTTCACACTATTATTTTTTGCATAATTTCGTGGCCATTTAAGTTGGGgtacaaattgaaataaaaatgtgtTAGTGTACTGTTTTTATTTAACTATCATATACGTACACCAGATAGTTTAATTGTTTTCAATTACAATGTAGTGGAACAAATGAGTCAAGTGAACGTTCACAAGATTTGGTTTAAAGGTCAAAATACtggatataatataaattgtatttatttctttatacaggtacaaaatatataaagtaaGTGGATATATtagtatttcaattatttaataaatcagaagaTTCACAATGGATTCTGAAGAAGAAACATACGATGATGTTGATTCTGGTAATGAGTCTAGCGGAGATGATGTTGATTTTGCAATGGAAATAGAGGCTGGAAATCTAAGAGAACGGGCTACGGATGTTGACGATTATCCATTTGAAGTCTTATCAACAGAGGAAATAGTGCAACACATGGTTGATTCTATTAAGGAAGTTAACACAGTTGTAGAAGTATGTTTTATTCACAAGATTAAAAAAAActtttaatttttgttattacagttgaaatattttattgtttgatTATAGATACCAGCCACAACTACACGTATATTATTAAATCATTTTAAATgggataaagaaaaattaatggAGCGTTTTTATGATGGTGATCAGGAAAAGTTGTTTGCAGAAGCACGAGTCGTTAATCCATTTAGAAAGGGTCCATTAATAAATAGAACTCAATCTTCTCAAAGTTCACTAGTACATAAAATTCTATACTATTCACTATGTATAAAATcaaatgtgtgtgtgtatgtgtgtataattgcattaacaatatatttaaaatttttaggCCAGAAGAACTTCAACAAATGGTACAGAAGAATGTGGAATTTGTTTTACTGTTCAACCATCTGCAGTATGTATATGAATACCTACAAAATACTAATTTGTGTTAAAATCTGAAATCGATGCTTGTATGCATTAAATATATCCAAAACAAATTTAGATGATGACTGGACTCGAATGTGGACATCGCTTTTGTACTGGCTGTTGGGGAGAGTATCTTACAACCAAAATTATGGAAGAAGGAGTTGGCCAAACGATTGCATGTGCAGCACATGCTTGTGACATTTTAGTTGATGATGCCAGTGTTATGCGTCTTATAAAAGACTCTAAAGTGAAATTGAAATATCAACATTTAATAACAAATAGTTTTGTTGAagtacatattttttaatctttcattttattgaaaaattatgtGACAACAAtactatttaatatttttttttatagtgcAATAGGTTATTAAGGTGGTGTCCATCTCCAGACTGTAATAATGCAATAAAAGTGCAGTATGTAGAAGCAAGACCAGTAACCTGTAAATGTGGACATACATTCTGTTTCCATTGTGGTGAAAATTGGCATGATCCAGTAAAATGCCATTTGTTGCGCAAATGGATAAAGAAGTGTGACGATGATTCTGAAACGTCAAATTGGATTGCAGCAAACACAAAAGAATGCCCAAAATGTAACGTCACTATCGAAAAAGATGGTGGCTGTAATCATATGGTATGCAAAAATCAAAATTGTAAAACTGACTTTTGTTGGGTGTGTCTTGGACCATGGGAACCACATGGTTCAAGCTGGTATAATTGTAACCGTTATGATGAGGAAGAAGCTAAAGCAGCACGAGATGCTCAAGAAAAATCGCGATCTGCATTACAAAGATATCTATTCTATTGTAATAGATACATAAATCACATGCAATCATTGAAATTTGAAAGTAAACTATATGCAAGtgtaaaagaaaaaatggaagaaatGCAGCAACATAACATGTCATGGATTGAGGTAAAATTACTTATAGCTAAATCGAATGTAGTTTAATGAAACGAAAAGCAGCATTTTATAAAAGAGTCATTTTCAGgtacaatttttaaagaaagcAGTAGACATTTTGTGTTCCTGTAGACAGACTCTTATGTATACTTATGTTTTTGCTTATTATGTGCGAAAAAATAACCAATCTGTGATTTTTGAAGACAACCAAAAGGATCTAGAGGGCACTACAGAACGCCTCTCTGAATATCTTGAACGAGATATTACAAGTGAAAATCTTGCTGATATTAAACAAAAGGTTCAAGACAAATATAGGTAGGTCATTAATTAGTAAAcatattttttccttcttttatcaTTATAACACAATTCTATTAAATCAAGAACTAAATTGTTTAAGATATAGAGCATATATACATGTgcgtattatttttattttaagatatTGCGATAGCCGGAGGAAAGTGCTTTTGGAACATGTACATGAAGGTTATGAAAAAGATTGGTGGGACTATGTCGAATAGAGACCTGAACCAACTTTGTTTTTTGGGCATACGAGACAAGATTTCACTGTTGACACTTTTGCCCCAGCTGTGATAAATCAAGAAAGCTGACAGAAAACAAAAATAGAGCATGTCATCAAGTGATTTACATGTTACATATACTTTAAACGTAATATGATCTGTGGCAACACATATATCGTtatgaatttttgaatttattaaaattgaatcCTATTACCATCAGGCTAATTGTAAAATACTTTCGCATTAATTAACGATGCTAATTTGCGCTTGCTGTGTGCTGTTTATCGTTACATATTTCAATCCCTCATAAACATGCCTTGCAATAATATTTTCAAGTCTcaaatgaattttatatattaaatatgtcGAATGATAAACGATGATATAAAAGAAATCGAAGTGTGTTGCtgtattgaaaaaaaaaaggattatCGAAAAATTtgcttaatatattttaatgccATAGTATAATACATTGTGTATCCCTTTTCATACTACTATAAGATTCTCCGGAAAAGTGTTATTTGATCTATGGTTAAAAACTTTTCGAGAATGCTTTGAATAGTACATGAAAAGGCTAATATAGAACTAGACTACCTTGATCTGTCTTTTATTGTCAATCCTGTGCACTCGATTTATAAAGGGATAATTGGATATAACAGGATACTGGTGCAGATAAGATTCATAAAATGTCTTACCATTTTTGCTCTGTTTTGGACAGTAATACGTCCAGGCTATAACTGCCAATCTTTATGAGAAACTGAACTAAAGTGATCATGTCGTCAGTATTGTGTGCAATCTCtagataaaattatatttctttacctTTTATTCTGTTTTTGTTTACATAATCTCCACGAAATTATACTCTTAAAAcgaatattttttgtatttgtaaaaataaaagattgaaaattgtttcataagtaaaaaataaagataCTTAAATTATTAGTAAACTATAATATTTTCTTGCTTTAAGCAAATTATTAAAACAGGGTCCAACATTCGTAGGGATTAATAATTCACATTATTCAGCATTAATATACCGAataggaaattgaatattatttatacccAAACCACTCAGTTTTAAAGGTAtggaaatatcaaatattttcgtttatttttttatttaaaatcaaGAAGAAATTAAACATTTTCCTTTTACTTAATATATGATCGTTGcttctttaaaatttatttcatgttTGGTGAGAGATATTCTTAATACTGACGATATGTTTCATATATCATTAATCAAGTAATTGATGGTTAATGATTGTGGTACGTTGGTCACTTATTGTTATATAAGTGGGGAACGAAATGAGTTCCGTTTGTAtagttatatagttatatattcaCACGTAAATGCATAATACATACTTATACATAGTTGTAATATCGATATTAGCAACCTTAAAGTAGAAACATTTGAAGGTTTATTAAAAAGAATTGTTGATTCTTACTATTATCCTCGTTAGGATATaacaattaaaagaaaataaaaaaaagcaatTGTGTTCTGTACAGTCACAAGATCTGagtagaaataagaaaaactgTTAGATATATTCACAGCAAATTATTCTCAAGTTTATGATTTTGTATTGTATGTTCATGTAATGCATAAAGTTATAAACTATAATCAaggaattatttctttttttatatttaaacgttaaaaagtatttaaagaaatttaacaaattttgtgtaatttatacatacatcgatcattcgattattattattaagaccTGTGCGATAAATTTCAGTAGTTGGTTTTAGATTTGAATTGTTAAACATATCTCGAAAAACATAATACATTCAAACAATGCTGAGATTTTTGGATAGCAACAAGAATTTCATAAAAGTAATGGTATTATTCGAAGAAACAAATGCCCggtttacaaattttttaatagtTTTCAATAACTGGTGATATGTGTACAGAAATCGCGTAAAGTATTTTATTAGTAAAGTATGTCATTAGTAAAAGTATGTGTTTAATTTTCCAATAATCTAAAAGATTATCTTAATCTAAAGATTAAACACATCGATACTTTACGCTGGTACCGTATTAAACGGAAGGTAAAAGGATACAGGACATATTATAGATACTCTCATTACTAATTATTCtgtattttagaaatttttgtgGTTTGAAATCTTTGCATTCTGGTatcaaataataaatcaatatattTTGAGTAGTACGTAGATTGTATTTACGTTTGAATAAGTAtgctattttaaataaaactatatcaatatctactaaatatatttttaataattctaccGCGAAAacattaattcttttttaagataataccttttttaaaattgaatttttttggTAATAATACGCCTTTCATACGAATCAGTTTCTGCAAagtattataatacatataagcAAGTATATTTAAGAGTAATCGTTTTTGAAATTAACAGTGACCTTATTTAAtacataattatttttcattctttttaaatgtattaaggttttatatttttcgtgatatattttatatatgacaTCGATAACATTTAGAATGTATTATCAAGTAATACTATAGTCAATAGTCGTTAAGTGTACAATAAGACATTAAAATCTTCGATTAGATCCAATGAATGAACATTTGTTATAAAAATCAGCTACTTGGATTTGATTATCTAGCCTCCTTTGCATTTGCtaaagttttatatttaaaaagttgGAAATATATCAactaaatatttcattcatgCAAAATATAGTAccaagtatgtatatatacttatatatataatatataatattatatatataatatgtaatatatatatataatattaagcCTATCAcattattttgtaaatgattTTTCTTGTTACAGGTTTAAAAATAACTGATACAACTAACAGAACTGAGGTTTTGTGGAAATATTTATTCCGAATACTCGTATAAAAATTTTTGCAATATCATTAGAAACTATCACGTATAATATTCATTGCTGTTTAAGAGAATGTTGCTGTATATTCAGTGAGCATTGTTATTTTAACTGCTTTTTTTATAAGTTCCAAGCATTTATTATGATGGTCTTTGATTGACaaggaaatttattaatatattttctacctagaataaattataaataaatacatttagATTGATTCTACCTAAATTCGACAGAATTTTGAGATTCCTGTTTGGTATAAATACCTAAAACGTTAATTTTGAGTATTATATGAAATTACTTTGATAAAATATCtagattaatattaaataaaatttgttttctcGCTAATTTAACTAGTCCATCGAGCTGCAgttgttataaaatatgaatataataggAAACTTGTATCGTTATCGTTCACTTATGTTACATATTTGTTGGAGTTATATAAAATGTAGGATGATTCTAAGTTGAGTGACATTGATACGATAATTGTGCAGGCTGCAAGGTTGAAACTTAATTTATATCCTGTACTTATTCTTTAAGATACCTTTTGGATCACACAATTTCACTTTCTGTGCCAATATAGAAACTTATGTAAGCTTCCAGAAATCATTTCTCGACATATTTTGGTAAAAAATAAGTACACTGGAAGATCTCACACGAAACGTACCCTGTATACATTAATTTCTAAGAGTATATCAGGAGGTCACTGTTAAGATCGTTGCAACCAAACCAAGTGTAGCACCTGTCATTATAAGACTTCTCCAAATTGCTCCACTTATTTCTTCTGCCACAGGGTATTCTATACAAAGTTGCTCCTAAAGAAATACAATATGTGCATATGTCAATGTAACAAAAACTTGTGTGTCCAAACTACAACAATTTCTATGTATTTGTATCCTAATTTTGGAAACACAGCACTTACCCATCCACCGTATCCTTTGATGAAATGTGCAACTTTCTCACCAATAAATCTGGAGACGTAAAGAGGTAATTTTTTCTTTAGAGTGTGCATTCGTCTATCCCGTGCCCACAGAGCGAGTCTACCCATGAATGCATATAGACAAACGATTCTCGCCCATGTAACTCCACCGTGTAAGAATAATTCGT
Proteins encoded in this window:
- the ari-1 gene encoding E3 ubiquitin-protein ligase ariadne-1, whose protein sequence is MDSEEETYDDVDSGNESSGDDVDFAMEIEAGNLRERATDVDDYPFEVLSTEEIVQHMVDSIKEVNTVVEIPATTTRILLNHFKWDKEKLMERFYDGDQEKLFAEARVVNPFRKGPLINRTQSSQSSLARRTSTNGTEECGICFTVQPSAMMTGLECGHRFCTGCWGEYLTTKIMEEGVGQTIACAAHACDILVDDASVMRLIKDSKVKLKYQHLITNSFVECNRLLRWCPSPDCNNAIKVQYVEARPVTCKCGHTFCFHCGENWHDPVKCHLLRKWIKKCDDDSETSNWIAANTKECPKCNVTIEKDGGCNHMVCKNQNCKTDFCWVCLGPWEPHGSSWYNCNRYDEEEAKAARDAQEKSRSALQRYLFYCNRYINHMQSLKFESKLYASVKEKMEEMQQHNMSWIEVQFLKKAVDILCSCRQTLMYTYVFAYYVRKNNQSVIFEDNQKDLEGTTERLSEYLERDITSENLADIKQKVQDKYRYCDSRRKVLLEHVHEGYEKDWWDYVE